The Micromonospora siamensis genome contains the following window.
CGCTGACCGGTCAGGCAGGCGGTCAGCGCGGCGGAGGCGTCGGGGAAGGCGAGGAAGAAGGAGTCCCCCTCGGTCAGCAGCTCGGCGCCGCCGGTGGCGGCCAGCGTCCGGCGCAGCAGCCGGCGGTGCTCGGCCAGCACCGGCGGGTAGTTCGTGCCGAGCAGCTGGGCCAACCGCGTCGAACCCTCGATGTCGGTGAACACGAAGGTCACCCACCCGCTCGGCAGGTGGATCCGTGGCGACATGCGTGGAACCTCCGCCCCTGACATCGGGTCAATGCTGCCCTATGTGCACGCCGTCACACATCGTGAGAACGGTCGGGTGCGCCCCCGCCCCACGGCCCCACCGGCCCCGACCTGGGCCGGAGCCTCAGCCGGGCCGCGTTCAGCAACCGCAGGCGCCACCGCAGCAACCGCCGCCGGCGGCGGGCGCGGACGGGCCGGAGCCGCCCCGACCGGTGACCGCCACCGCGGAGAGCAGCTTGACCGTGTCGCCGTGCCCCTGCGGGCAGGGCGCCGGGGTGCCGGCCTCGGCCATCGGCCGGTTGACCTCGAAGGTGTCGCCGCAGGCGCGGCAGCGGAACTCGTACCGGGGCATGTGTCCAGGGTACGACCGGTCCTGACGGCGGCGGAGACATGGGTGATACTCGACGGGTGGCGGACGGCGAGGAGCGATCGACGGTACGGCCCCTGCGACCGGCCGCGCCGCCCGACGGGCCGCTCGCCGGCTCCGGCGCGGCACCCGACCCGACGTCCCTGCCCCGACCCCGTCGCCCCTGGTCGAAGCCCCCGGCGGCCGAAGCCGAGGGGGCCGATGCGGCAGAGCCCGCCGCCGCGGAGCGGACGTCCTCCACGGAGCGGACGTCCATCGAGGGGCAGCCTGCCGTCGCGGAGAAGCCCGCCATCGAGGGCGCCGCGAAGCCCGCCACCGGAAACGAGTCGACCGCCGACGAACAGGCCGCCGACGACGTCGATCCGGCCGGTGAGGTGGCGAAGGTCGTCGCGGTCGCCCCGGCGGCCACCCGACGCCGTCGGGTGCCGTTCGCGCACGCGGTGCGCACCCGTCCGCCCGGCCGCCTGGTGGCCAGCGCGTCCCGGGCCACCCGCGACTGGTCCCGCCGGCCGGCGGGCCGGCTGGCCCTCTCCGGGCTCTTCCTGCTCGGCCTGGTCGCCGCGACGGCGGCGGCGGGCGCGATCGTGGTCCCGGCGACCGCCGGTGATCCACGCCCGGTGGCGGTGGACGCGACGTCGGCGGCGCCGGGTTCCGGCGTACCCCAGGAAGGGGTCCTGCCCGGCCTGCCGGCACCCTCGGGAGCCGCCGTGTCCCCGGCGTGGCCCGCCCCCACCGGGCCCGGCCTGCCCGGCCTCACCCCGCTCCCCGACGCCACGGCACTGCCCGGCGCGACGGCACTGCCCGGCGCCACCGCACTGCCGGGCGCGACGGCGCTGCCCGGTGCGACCGTGTTCCCCGGCGCGACCGCGCTGCCCGGCGCGACGGCACCGCCGGGCGCCACGCCCAGCGTGGGCGCGCGGCCGGGCCGGCCGGCGGACGCCCTGGCCGACTGGGCCCGGCTCACCGGCATCCGCGTCGGCATCTCGCCGGTGGCCGTGCAGGCGTACGGCTACGCGGAACTGGTGCTGGCCCAGACGCACCGCAGCTGCCAGCTGAGCTGGACCACGCTCGCCGCGATCGGGTACGTCGAGTCCCGGCACGGCCAGGCCAACGGCGCCACCCTGCAACCGGACGGCCGGGCGGTCCCCGAGATCGTCGGGGACCCCCTCGACGGAAAGGGCGGGCGCTCGCTGATCCGCGACACCGACCGGGGCGTGATCGACGGCGACCCCGTCTACGACCGCGCCCTCGGGCCGATGCAGTTCATCCCCACCACCTGGCAGCAGGTGGGCGCGGACGCCGACAACGACGGCAAGGTGGACCCGCACGACCTCGACGACGCGGCCCTGGCCGCCGGCCGTTACCTCTGCCAGGGCGGCCGGAACATGACCATCGCCGGCGACTGGTGGGGGGCGATCCTGTCCTACAACGACGTGCGCCGGTACGCCCAGGACGTCTACGACAAGGCCAACGAATACGGACTGGCCAGCCGTACGTGACGTGATCGTCCGCATACATTGGAGAACTGGACACTTCCCCCGGGCTGCCGTTGACGGCAAGCTAGACGGGTGATGGTGCGCGAGTGGGATCCCAGGACGGCGTCGTCCGACGAGATCACGTCGTTGCTGGGCACGCTGAACGCGGTCCTCGCGGCCGACCTCCCGCAGGACCCTCCCTGGCGGGAGAGTTCCCTGCGCGAATATCTCTCCGAGGTGATGCCCGGCGAACGGCGGATCTCCTGGATCGCCCAGACCGAGCCGGGCGACGACGGGACGCCCGGCGACGTCCTCGGGCACGTCCAGGTGCTGCTGCTGGGCGGCATCGGCGTGCTGGAGGTGCTGGTGCACCCGTCGGCGCGGCGCACCGGGCTGGGCCGCACGCTGGTCCGGCTGGCCGCCCGCCGGGTCTGGGACGAGGGCTTCCAGTCGATCGGCGTGGAGGTGGTCGGCGACACCCCGGCCGTCGGGTTCTACGAGTCGCTCGGCTTCACCCGGGAATACGTGGAGACCCGCAGCGTGCTCGACCTGACCACGGTGGAGTGGCCGGCGCTGGCCGAGATGGCCACCGGCGTCGGCGCGGGCTACCACCTCGAGTTCTGGCCCGGCGGCCCGCCGGAGGAGCTGATCGAGGCGTACGCGCGGGCCAAGGCGGAGGTGCGCGACGTCGACGACGGCGAACTGCGCCCCAGCTCGTACGACCCGCAGCGGCTGCGGGACAGCCTCGACACGCTGCACCGGCGCGGCATGAAGCCGTACATCGTGCTGGCCCTGCACGAGCAGTCGGGTGAGGTGGCCGGCCTGACCGAGGTGGTGGTGCCGGCGCAGCATCCGACCCGGGCCGACCAGTACGACACCATCGTCGTGCAGGACCACCGCGGCTACGGCATCGACCGGGCGATCAAGGCACGGATGCTGATGGAGCTGCGTTCGGCCGAGCCGGGCCTGGTCGAGGTGCAGACCTGGAACGCGCAGGCCAACGAGGCGATGTTGAAGGTCAACGCCGAGCTGGGTTACCGACCCGACCGGGACTGGTGCGAATACAGCGTGGACGTCGCCGAGCTGGTGCACCGGCTGGAGGGTGCCGCACCCTGACCCGGCGCACGCCGTCCACAGAATCGGGCCGGTCGGTGACCGGTGGCTGACGGGTGGAATTCACCAAAGCGCTGCCCGGGGGATGGACGGCGGCCAGCAACTGCACTTAACGTGCGTTAGTTCACGTTCCCCCTTCGTGGAGGCCTCATGCGCCCGCGCCGCAGATACGCCGCGCTCGCAACCGCCGCCGCCGTCACCCTTCCGGTGATCGGCGCGGCACCCGGCGTGGCAAGCGCCGCGCCCACCGACCTGTTCATCTCCGAGTACGTCGAGGGCTCGTCCAACAACAAGGCGATCGAGCTCTACAACGGCACCGGCGCCCCGGTCGACCTGGCCGCCGGCGGCTACCAGCTCCAGCTCTTCTTCAACGGCGCGACCACGTCGACGAACATCGCCCTGACCGGCACGGTGGCCGCCGGGGACGTCTTCGTCTTCGCCGCCTCCAGCGCCGCGCCGGCGATCCTCGCCCAGGCCGACCAGACGTACGGCTCCTCGCTGTACAACGGCGACGACGCGATCGTGCTGCGCAAGGGCTCGACGGTGCTCGACTCGATCGGTCAGGTGGGCGTCGACCCGGGCACCGAGTGGGGCACCGGGCTCACCAGCACCGCCGACAACACGCTGCGCCGGCTGCCGACGATCAGCTCCGGCGACACCGACCCGTCGGACGCCTTCGACCCGGCCACCCAGTGGGCCGGCTTCGCCACCGACACCTTCGACGGGCTGGGCAACCACAGCGTCGACGGTGGCGGCCCGGTGGACGCCCCGGCCGTGCTCACCTGCGGCGGCACCCTCACCCTGGAGGCGGGCGCCACGGCGACCCGGGAGGTGACCGCCACCGACGCCGACGACACCATCGTGGACCTGGCCGTCACCGCGGTCACCCCCGCCCCGGCCACCGGCTCGATCAGCCGTACCGCCCTCACCCCGGCCACCGCGGCCGGCGGCACCGCGACCGCGACGCTCACCGCGGCCGGGCTCCCCGGCGGCGCGTACACGGTCACCGTGACCGCGACGGACGCCGACGGCGGCACCGCCACCTGCAACCTCACCGTGCAGGCCACCGCCGTGCTGACGGTCGGCGAGGTGCAGGGCGGCACCGGTGACGACGAGAACGGCGCCACGGACCGGTCGCCGCTCGCCCCGGCCAGCGGCAACGGCACCAGCTCCACCCTGTACGACGTCCGCGGCGTGATCACCCAGAAGTCGCTCCTGCGCACCTCGGCCGGGGCCGACCAGTGGGGCTTCTACCTGCAGAGTCGCAAGGGCACCGAGGACGGCGACCCGCTGACCTCGGACGGCCTCTTCGTCTTCACCGGCTCGTTCAAGACCCTGATCGGCGGCTACGCGCCGACCGTCGGCGACGAGGTGGTGCTGCGCGGCCGGGTGTCGGAGTACTTCAACCAGACCCAGCTCTCCAGTGCGTCGCTGGTGCGCAAGCTGGACTCCGACCTCGACGTGGACACCGCCGTCCAGGTGGACACCGCCACCCCGTCGGCCGACGCGGCCGAGGTGGCCCGGTTCTGGGAGCGGCACGAGGGCGCCCTGGTGCGGGTCCGCGCGGGCAGCGGGACCACCGCGCCCCGGTACGTCTTCGCGTCCTCCCTCGACTCGGAGATCCAGGTGCTGGACCGGGAGGACCCGCTGATGAAGCGGACCGACCCGTACGCCCGCCGGTCCTTCCGGGACGCCCACCCGCTGGACGACGTCCCGGGCCAGCTGTTCGACAACGGCAACCCGCAGCGGATCCTGATCGGCGCCGGCGGGGTCAAGGCCGCCGTCGGTGACAACGCGGCGCTGCTGCCGGCCGTCCGTACCTTCGACACGCTCACCGAGGACGCCGTCGGCGCCGTCGCGTACGGCTTCAGCAAGTACACGGTCCAGCCCACGGCGGTCTCCTTCGCCGCGGGCGCCGAGCCGGCGGCGAACAACCCGCCGCGGGCGGCGAACCGGGACCGGGAGGTCGCGGTGGGGACCTACAACGTGGAGAACCTGTACGACTACCGGGACGACCCGTTCGACGGCTGCGACTTCGACGGCAACTCCGGCTGCGCCGGGGTGAACCCGCCGTTCGACTACGTGCCGGCCGACGAGGCGGCGTACAACACCCGGCTCGGCAAGGAGGCGCGGCAGATCATCAACGACCTGCACAGCCCCGATCTGCTGATGATCCAGGAGGCCGAGGACCAGGACATCTGCTCGGTCGTCGACGGCGCGCTGACCTGCGGCGCCACCGACAACGCCGACGGCGCCCCGGACACGGTCCAGGAACTCGCCCTCACCATCGCCGCCAACGGTGGCCCGGCCTACGCCGCGGCGTACGACCGGACCGGCGCGGACGCCCGGGGCATCACCTCGGCGTTCCTGTACCGTACCGACCGGCTGGCGCTGGCGGAGGCCACCGCCGGTGACCCGCTGCTCGGCGCCGCCCCCACCGTGCAGTACCGCGCGGCGGCGCTGCCGTCGAACACCGACGTGCAGAACCCGAAGGCACTCAACGCGGTGCTGCCCGCCGACGTGGTGGGCGACACGGACGGCAGGAACGTCTACACCCGGGCCCCGCAGGTCGGGAAGTTCACCGTGGCGGCGGCCCCGGGGAAGAGCGAGCACCTCACCCTCTGGGCGATCGCCAACCACTTCTCGTCCGGCCCGGACCGTCGGGTGGCGCAGCGGCGCGAGCAGGCCGCGTACGGAGCGGCCGTGATCCAGGCCATCGAGGCGAGCGAGCCGCAGGCCCGGGTGGTCTACGGCGGGGACCTGAACGTCTACCCCCGCCCGGACGACCCGATCGCGACGGCCGAGAACCCGACCCCGTCGGACCAGCTCGCGCCGCTGTACTCCGCCGGAATGCACAACCTGTGGGACGACATCGTCGCGCAGGTGCCGGCGGCGGCGTACTCGTACACCTACCAGGGGCAGGCGCAGACGCTGGACAACGTGTTCGTCAACGACGAGCTGCACGGTGACCTGGTGCAGGCCCGGGTGGCGCACATCAACTCCGACTACCCGGCCGACACCGACGGTCTCGGTGACCGGGGGGCCAGCGACCACGACCCGCAGGTCGCCCGGTTCCGTTCCCGGGCGTCGCTGAGCGTCGGCGACGTCACGGTGACCGAGGGCGACCAGGGCACGAAGCCGATGACCTTCACGGTGACGGTGTCCCGGCCGCTCTCCGAGCCGGCCACGATCTGCGCCGGCACGTACGGCACCTCTGCGCAGGCCGGCCAGGACTACGACGCGTACGTCGGTTGCAAGACCCTGGCCGCCGGCCAGACCTCGCTGACCTTCCCGGTGGCCATCCGCGGTGACCGGCGGGTCGAGCCCGACGAGAAGCTGACCCTGCTGGTGGCCGGTGTGCCCGGCCTCCAGCTGACCGACCCGCTCGCCGTGGGCACGATCGCCAACGACGACTGACGGTCCCTTCCGACGGCGGCCCGTCGTCCAGCTCACCGGCTGGACGGCGGGCCGTCTCAGTGGTCCCACCGGCGTGGGTCGGGTGGGCGGGGCACGGAGCGGTACTTCGCCACCCGCACCTCCCACTGGCTGAGCCGGCGGCGCGCCTCCCGGTCGGCCGGACAGCGGTTCGTCGGGGCCCGGTCCGGCGAGGGCGGGACCGGTGGGTCCGTCGCCGCTCGGGCCGGAATCGGAGGTCGAACTCATGCCGCCGACCATGCCCGCAGCGCCCCCGGACCGGCAATCCCTGTGGACAACGCTGTGGACAACGGGTCGTACATCCACAGCCCCGGAGCCCCGCCGACCCCGCCACGTCTC
Protein-coding sequences here:
- a CDS encoding lytic transglycosylase domain-containing protein; its protein translation is MADGEERSTVRPLRPAAPPDGPLAGSGAAPDPTSLPRPRRPWSKPPAAEAEGADAAEPAAAERTSSTERTSIEGQPAVAEKPAIEGAAKPATGNESTADEQAADDVDPAGEVAKVVAVAPAATRRRRVPFAHAVRTRPPGRLVASASRATRDWSRRPAGRLALSGLFLLGLVAATAAAGAIVVPATAGDPRPVAVDATSAAPGSGVPQEGVLPGLPAPSGAAVSPAWPAPTGPGLPGLTPLPDATALPGATALPGATALPGATALPGATVFPGATALPGATAPPGATPSVGARPGRPADALADWARLTGIRVGISPVAVQAYGYAELVLAQTHRSCQLSWTTLAAIGYVESRHGQANGATLQPDGRAVPEIVGDPLDGKGGRSLIRDTDRGVIDGDPVYDRALGPMQFIPTTWQQVGADADNDGKVDPHDLDDAALAAGRYLCQGGRNMTIAGDWWGAILSYNDVRRYAQDVYDKANEYGLASRT
- a CDS encoding GNAT family N-acetyltransferase; the protein is MVREWDPRTASSDEITSLLGTLNAVLAADLPQDPPWRESSLREYLSEVMPGERRISWIAQTEPGDDGTPGDVLGHVQVLLLGGIGVLEVLVHPSARRTGLGRTLVRLAARRVWDEGFQSIGVEVVGDTPAVGFYESLGFTREYVETRSVLDLTTVEWPALAEMATGVGAGYHLEFWPGGPPEELIEAYARAKAEVRDVDDGELRPSSYDPQRLRDSLDTLHRRGMKPYIVLALHEQSGEVAGLTEVVVPAQHPTRADQYDTIVVQDHRGYGIDRAIKARMLMELRSAEPGLVEVQTWNAQANEAMLKVNAELGYRPDRDWCEYSVDVAELVHRLEGAAP
- a CDS encoding FmdB family zinc ribbon protein; the encoded protein is MPRYEFRCRACGDTFEVNRPMAEAGTPAPCPQGHGDTVKLLSAVAVTGRGGSGPSAPAAGGGCCGGACGC
- a CDS encoding lamin tail domain-containing protein; this translates as MRPRRRYAALATAAAVTLPVIGAAPGVASAAPTDLFISEYVEGSSNNKAIELYNGTGAPVDLAAGGYQLQLFFNGATTSTNIALTGTVAAGDVFVFAASSAAPAILAQADQTYGSSLYNGDDAIVLRKGSTVLDSIGQVGVDPGTEWGTGLTSTADNTLRRLPTISSGDTDPSDAFDPATQWAGFATDTFDGLGNHSVDGGGPVDAPAVLTCGGTLTLEAGATATREVTATDADDTIVDLAVTAVTPAPATGSISRTALTPATAAGGTATATLTAAGLPGGAYTVTVTATDADGGTATCNLTVQATAVLTVGEVQGGTGDDENGATDRSPLAPASGNGTSSTLYDVRGVITQKSLLRTSAGADQWGFYLQSRKGTEDGDPLTSDGLFVFTGSFKTLIGGYAPTVGDEVVLRGRVSEYFNQTQLSSASLVRKLDSDLDVDTAVQVDTATPSADAAEVARFWERHEGALVRVRAGSGTTAPRYVFASSLDSEIQVLDREDPLMKRTDPYARRSFRDAHPLDDVPGQLFDNGNPQRILIGAGGVKAAVGDNAALLPAVRTFDTLTEDAVGAVAYGFSKYTVQPTAVSFAAGAEPAANNPPRAANRDREVAVGTYNVENLYDYRDDPFDGCDFDGNSGCAGVNPPFDYVPADEAAYNTRLGKEARQIINDLHSPDLLMIQEAEDQDICSVVDGALTCGATDNADGAPDTVQELALTIAANGGPAYAAAYDRTGADARGITSAFLYRTDRLALAEATAGDPLLGAAPTVQYRAAALPSNTDVQNPKALNAVLPADVVGDTDGRNVYTRAPQVGKFTVAAAPGKSEHLTLWAIANHFSSGPDRRVAQRREQAAYGAAVIQAIEASEPQARVVYGGDLNVYPRPDDPIATAENPTPSDQLAPLYSAGMHNLWDDIVAQVPAAAYSYTYQGQAQTLDNVFVNDELHGDLVQARVAHINSDYPADTDGLGDRGASDHDPQVARFRSRASLSVGDVTVTEGDQGTKPMTFTVTVSRPLSEPATICAGTYGTSAQAGQDYDAYVGCKTLAAGQTSLTFPVAIRGDRRVEPDEKLTLLVAGVPGLQLTDPLAVGTIANDD